The Plasmodium yoelii strain 17X genome assembly, chromosome: 1 genome contains a region encoding:
- a CDS encoding fam-b protein, with translation MRVCIFKYVFFSIIICFFEYAKNELYLVNERSVYLERNVINFRNNRILANAENQFNLNDFYQSTLSLVNQFNDNDELIYIRNTINSQIRKHKKKNTLPNLNNVDKKTKKLIDELQKELEVKKELGNKRDYKLIIQPIYDKRIIKKDENNSVSEHENFRELENYENNLGSENYNFDSEYIDVTLSNDYKKLKIKRKLKKKNISLLKKFAIFMLSHIVVVASGGGYLILLAIPCTISLFKKCWEILKLAIKQSKLSK, from the coding sequence TTATACCTTGTAAACGAGAGAAGTGTATACCTTGAAAGGAATGTAATAAACTTTAGAAATAATAGGATATTAGCAAATGCAGAAAATCAATTcaatttaaatgatttttatcAATCAACTTTGAGCCTTGTAAATCAATTTAATGATAACGACgaattgatatatattagaaaTACTATAAATTCACAAATAAGGAagcataaaaaaaagaatacaTTACccaatttaaataatgtagATAAGAAAACTAAAAAGTTAATTGATGAACTTCAAAAAGAACTAGAAGTAAAAAAAGAGCTTGGTAATAAAAGggattataaattaataatacaaccgatatatgataaaaggataataaaaaaagatgaaaataattctgTATCAGAACATGAAAATTTTAGAGAATtggaaaattatgaaaataatttggggagtgaaaattataattttgatagTGAATATATTGATGTTACATTAAGTAATGATTataagaaattaaaaattaaacgaaagttaaaaaaaaaaaatataagtttaCTTAAGAAGTTTGCGATATTTATGTTATCTCATATTGTGGTAGTGGCATCAGGAGGGGGGTACTTAATATTACTAGCTATACCGTGTACGATTTCCTTGTTTAAGAAATGTTgggaaattttaaaattagcCATTAAACAATCAAAACTATCAAAATAA